In a single window of the Clarias gariepinus isolate MV-2021 ecotype Netherlands chromosome 16, CGAR_prim_01v2, whole genome shotgun sequence genome:
- the dhps gene encoding deoxyhypusine synthase → MADQVPSIARDAVLKESGSLPENMPQIRGYDFNQGVDHRALLQSYLTTGFQASSFAMAVQEINKMIARRLEPVEEQEHTCDSQQKGCTIFLGYTSNLISSGVRETIRYLVQHKMVDVVVTTAGGIEEDLIKCLAPTYLGEFSLPGKELRQRAINRIGNLLVPNDNYCKFEDWLMPILDQMVLEQKTEGTSWTPSKMIHRLGKEINNHDSVCYWAYKNDIPIFSPALTDGSLGDMIYFHSYKNPGLVLDIVEDIRRVNSKAVFAKSTGMIILGGGLVKHHIANANLMRNGADFAVYVNTAQEFDGSDAGARPDEAVSWGKIRMDAKPVKVYAEASLVFPLLVAETFAHQASKLTADTKSD, encoded by the exons ATGGCAGATCAGGTCCCCTCCATTGCTCGAGATGCTGTTTTGAAAGAGAGTGGCTCTCTTCCAGAAAACATGCCGCAGATCAGAGGTTATGATTTTAATCAGGGAGTCGACCACAGAGCTCTGCTGCAGTCCTACCTCACCACAGGTTTCCAGGCTAGCAGTTTTGCCATGGCTGTACAGGAGATCAATAAAATG attgccAGACGACTCGAGCCGGTGGAGGAGCAGGAACACACCTGTGACTCTCAGCAGAAAGGATGCACCATCTTCTTAGGCTATACATCCAACCTCATCAGCTCCGGTGTCCGTGAGACCATCCGCTACCTAGTCCAACATAAAATG GTGGATGTGGTAGTGACAACAGCAGGAGGTATTGAGGAAGATCTTATTAAATGTTTGGCTCCCACCTATCTGGGTGAGTTTAGCCTTCCAGGCAAAGAACTACGACAGAGAGCCATCAACAG AATTGGCAACCTGCTGGTCCCTAATGACAACTACTGCAAGTTTGAGGACTGGCTGATGCCCATCCTGGACCAGATGGTGTTGGAGCAGAAAACAGAG GGCACAAGTTGGACTCCCTCAAAAATGATCCACAGACTTGGCAAAGAAATCAACAATCATGACTCGGTCTGTTACTGGGCTTACAAG AATGACATCCCTATTTTTAGTCCTGCCCTCACAGATGGTTCATTGGGTGACATGATTTACTTCCATTCCTATAAGAACCCGGGACTGGTCTTGGACATTGTGGAGG atatTCGGAGGGTGAATAGTAAAGCTGTGTTTGCCAAAAGCACAGGCATGATCATCCTGGGAGGAGGGCTTGTGAAGCACCACATCGCCAATGCTAATCTCATG AGAAATGGTGCCGACTTTGCTGTTTACGTGAACACAGCACAGGAGTTTGATGGTTCAGATGCAGGAGCCAGACCAGATGAGGCTGTCTCTTGGGGGAAAATCCGCATGGATGCCAAACCTGTCAAA GTCTATGCAGAGGCTTCTTTAGTCTTCCCTCTGCTGGTGGCTGAAACGTTTGCACATCAAGCCAGCAAACTGACAGCAGATACAAAGAGTGACTGA